Proteins from a single region of Candidatus Poribacteria bacterium:
- a CDS encoding Gfo/Idh/MocA family oxidoreductase, which yields MHGKRTIKVGIYGAGDHARNNHLLNLTRLEDVEVVAVCDIVEENARQAAANFGIPRRYTDGHEMVKKESLDALWSTVVAAAREDGVEVAAAEKGIHLFIEKPQAMDMGVAYRIDDAIRHSGVFSTVCFRERYRPIFQEAKRLLQDKKIVHIRFQMISDLPARLPKGKVPRWDDALELRAPFFGWGPHALDYCRYMSGLDMIRAQAFFHHPAQYEAPVSSSFNFTVSNGATMTMTFLSASPGQPAGEPYFLFYYEGGYLGVHNYSYIDMNGEQVFTAEDFNPWFEEDRIFVEAIRTGDGSGIMNDYHDGLYTLAPLLAGWESARHDGEPVDVPAFMRR from the coding sequence ATGCACGGCAAGCGAACGATAAAGGTCGGCATCTACGGTGCCGGTGATCATGCTCGGAACAACCATCTCCTGAATCTTACGCGGTTGGAAGATGTGGAGGTGGTCGCGGTCTGCGATATTGTTGAGGAAAACGCACGTCAAGCCGCTGCCAACTTTGGGATTCCAAGAAGGTACACCGATGGCCACGAAATGGTAAAAAAGGAGTCGCTAGATGCGTTATGGTCTACGGTGGTAGCTGCTGCGCGTGAGGATGGCGTTGAGGTCGCCGCAGCCGAGAAAGGTATCCATCTCTTCATCGAAAAGCCGCAGGCGATGGACATGGGGGTTGCCTATCGTATCGACGATGCAATCCGCCATTCCGGGGTGTTTAGCACGGTCTGCTTTCGCGAGCGCTACCGTCCCATCTTCCAAGAAGCCAAACGGCTGCTGCAAGACAAAAAAATTGTCCACATTCGCTTCCAGATGATATCGGACTTACCTGCACGGCTTCCGAAGGGAAAGGTCCCGCGTTGGGATGATGCATTGGAACTTCGCGCTCCCTTCTTCGGATGGGGCCCTCACGCTCTGGACTATTGTCGCTACATGAGTGGGCTGGATATGATCCGCGCCCAAGCCTTTTTCCATCACCCAGCACAGTACGAAGCGCCGGTATCTTCTTCCTTCAACTTTACCGTGTCCAACGGTGCGACCATGACAATGACCTTCCTGTCCGCATCTCCGGGGCAACCTGCGGGAGAGCCTTACTTTCTGTTTTATTATGAGGGTGGCTACCTCGGTGTCCACAACTATTCCTATATTGATATGAACGGTGAGCAGGTATTCACGGCGGAAGACTTTAATCCATGGTTTGAGGAGGACCGCATTTTCGTGGAGGCGATTCGGACGGGCGATGGAAGTGGTATCATGAACGATTATCATGATGGGTTGTACACCCTAGCACCCCTCCTCGCCGGCTGGGAATCGGCGCGCCATGATGGCGAACCGGTTGATGTCCCCGCCTTCATGCGCCGGTGA